One Pleuronectes platessa chromosome 9, fPlePla1.1, whole genome shotgun sequence genomic region harbors:
- the kank4 gene encoding KN motif and ankyrin repeat domain-containing protein 4, whose protein sequence is MDKKSANGFQTKAGEGGVQRKQLPYSVETPYGFHLDLDFLKYVDDIEKGNTIKRVHIQRRVKGPPKFSTLPRNFSLPGHGARPASKDKDSTWSGTSTLGPRPKSRVTEVQQLFDFRANEGGTSSQSNRGTTSQGGGYVAPKPRDETATGARGVEEKTVGMQSRPNLLRASSMPVTLQQRKSSDSSSPDRVVGTPENGSTENIFRASPDVTERRCVPQDRTGLHQQITVALKRVRELEEMVKTIPELKAQICSLREEKERLLLELQAQTQAEISTSPSTTAPDTGSHTQPVAHRSSEGLSLAPTIQPAGVTEKNRVLQKDESASAHGQMGKLSAQESERLSQPSEKSDKPNKAIENPLEHAGHKLSQDTAGQQLTSSRETIQDAGTSNIQDAEKLRQPEKPDSVQMLQEKLMILEDKLTQASQELEKTNSLLKEQIEDNMVKEEKILQLSEGVRVEICTPEAESGPRRVSIDTGTVTERVDFANQETETESVGRVDKGTDTDQICVEVCVPSVSIDQVTDTKVETQDQVTDMVAEVPATSPPRPRANSIERGTVTEKIATQDQTTETPVAERVNQVTDMEAEVPTTSPPRPRANSIERGMVTERISTQDQMTETPVAERVNQVTETEGETVTDHPRGPRASSADRGTETERVDTVDRVTETEVAQRTDQVTETETETERRPGNNPARGAEAESPARESTSTERVEEVGTVVSESTEDQEENERIQRVSESVVMKVITESSVVVQESAVETVIALGFVSQNEESTSPTASTEEDKESAIETSTTAQKDSETKEITETKSVVTETVEMKQIAMEIKEKKETGEGEIVCVTVKDTVVTDVVVTAAEDTAVKTEVPVRPQRGRKLSAESAQPTPPQPQAAPVRPRRGSSEGQAKQPQTKPQPQSQVQDAPQLEAQSPTQLSEQQVKPEAPSVSKVGDKSQAKRPTEESAEEKPPSKPQAETRGPSSGSSGVQTRPKSIQSHSQTSAAKRGSKELKGTQRGSSVSQPPSRGSGEAQTRLTRQGSSDLQSQSQGSRKGSSETQPPHKDASETQSLRRASSETAKRRGSTEAQASRRDCGEAHTPRRGSGESPTSPAALGQVVTRLTGLLGEQWAQLGSSSGAQQPAGQPENPSTQKQTAGKRAEAGKGAAAKPVGKAVPAATTGKPAGKPAGKPAGKPAGKPGPSKMSSIQSQLVSSLSVLSAFYSPAQKAAAAKKQQEQGLKSIMKKNGVADKQGTKGAKKNLKFVGVNGGYETTSSEESSGDEKTKVEVEVEEEEDSSEPEVEKEKEKEKEKEPEAAEKPEEAAESQAKDAEVPAEGGGAVAGEEQSERGLMDPRSSQELQEEQAEREKVDKAFIDACVYVKDRMEEVPSPDKEMRQVLVVLYQEWFKVSSQKDSQADTVRLYLRQVGLTTPTLLPYVVNLTDGNGNMALHYSVSHSNFPVVELLLDTGLCETNNVNKAGYTPVMLAALTAAESPGDLEVAQQLLRLGDVNARSRQAGQTALMLAVSHGRVAMVKLLLSSGADVNAQDREGSTALMCASEHGHVHIARLLLETGRCDSGLVDKNGQTALSVAEATSHPEIVDLLKAQTEGQASGPPAATDLL, encoded by the exons ATGGACAAGAAAAGTG ccAACGGCTTTCAGACCAAGGCTGGTGAGGGCGGTGTTCAGAGGAAGCAGTTGCCCTACTCAGTGGAGACTCCCTATGGCTTCCATCTGGACCTGGACTTCCTCAAGTATGTCGACGATATAGAAAAAGGCAACACCATCAAAAGGGTCCACATCCAGCGCAGGGTCAAGGGTCCACCCAAATTCAGCACACTACCTAGAAACTTCAGTCTCCCTGGGCACGGAGCCAGGCCCGCCTCTAAGGATAAGGATAGCACATGGTCAGGAACGTCCACCTTGGGGCCAAGGCCTAAATCACGGGTGACAGAGGTGCAACAACTATTTGACTTCAGGGCAAATGAAGGGGGGACTTCCAGCCAGAGCAACAGGGGGACAACCAGTCAGGGGGGTGGTTATGTTGCACCAAAGCCCAGAGATGAAACAGCCACGGGGGCTCGAGGTGTTGAAGAGAAAACTGTGGGGATGCAAAGTCGTCCGAACCTGCTCCGAGCATCAAGCATGCCGGTCACCCTCCAGCAGCGGAAAAGCTCTGATTCAAGCAGTCCGGATCGTGTTGTGGGGACACCAGAGAATGGCTCCACAGAAAACATCTTCCGTGCCTCACCAGATGTAACAGAGAGACGGTGCGTACCCCAGGACCGAACAGGGCTCCACCAGCAGATCACAGTGGCACTGAAGCGAGTCAGAGAGCTGGAGGAAATGGTTAAAACCATCCCGGAGCTTAAGGCTCAGATCTGCTCACTGAGGGAGGAAAAGGAGCGGCTATTGCTAGAGCTCCAAGCCCAGACCCAAGCAGAGATTTCCACATCACCCTCTACAACAGCCCCTGACACTGGTTCACATACTCAGCCGGTAGCACACAGATCCTCAGAAGGGCTCAGTTTAGCCCCGACCATTCAACCTGCTGGagtgacagagaaaaacagagttTTACAAAAAGATGAGAGTGCCTCAGCACATGGACAAATGGGCAAGTTGTCAGCACAAGAATCTGAGAGACTATCACAGCCGTCAGAAAAAtcagacaaaccaaacaaagcAATAGAGAATCCACTGGAGCATGCAGGGCACAAGCTATCACAGGACACAGCAGGGCAGCAATTAACATCAAGTAGAGAGACTATTCAAGATGCAGGGACAAGCAACATTCAAGATGCGGAAAAACTAAGACAACCTGAGAAACCAGACAGTGTGCAgatgctgcaggagaagctAATGATACTGGAGGATAAACTTACTCAGGCCAGCCAAGAGCTGGAGAAAACTAATAGCCTTTTAAAGGAACAAATAGAGGACAACATggtaaaagaggagaaaatactGCAACtgagtgagggagtgagagtGGAGATTTGCACTCCAGAGGCGGAGAGCGGGCCAAGAAGAGTGAGCATCGACACAGGAactgtgacagagagagtagATTTTGCAAACCAAGAAACGGAGACAGAATCAGTCGGTAGAGTAGATAAGGGTACAGATACAGATCAAATCTGTGTTGAAGTATGTGTACCAAGTGTAAGTATTGATCAAGTAACAGATACTAAAGTGGAAACACAAGACCAGGTCACAGACATGGTGGCAGAAGTACCTGCAACGAGTCCACCAAGACCCAGAGCCAACAGCATTGAGCGGGGAACAGTTACTGAGAAGATCGCCACTCAGGATCAGACGACCGAGACGCCAGTGGCTGAGAGAGTCAACCAAGTTACAGACATGGAGGCAGAGGTACCTACAACTAGTCCACCAAGACCCAGAGCCAACAGCATTGAACGGGGCATGGTAACTGAGAGGATCTCTACTCAGGATCAGATGACTGAGACGCCGGTGGCTGAGAGGGTCAACCAagtcacagagacagagggagagacagtgaCAGACCATCCACGGGGACCGAGAGCCAGCAGTGCAGATcgggggacagagacagagagggtggACACTGTAGACAgggtgacagagacagaggtggCACAGAGGACCGACCaggtgacagagacagagacagagacagagagacgaccAGGCAACAATCCAGCCAGAGGTGCAGAGGCAGAGAGTCCGGCAAGGGAAAGCACAAGCACAGAAAGAGTAGAGGAAGTCGGCACAGTGGTCAGTGAAAGCACGGAGGACCaggaagaaaatgaaagaatcCAAAGAGTTAGTGAAAGTGTGGTAATGAAAGTTATCACAGAGAGTTCAGTTGTTGTGCAAGAAAGTGCAGTTGAGACAGTTATAGCTTTGGGCTTTGTGAGCCAGAATGAAGAGAGTACCAGTCCAACTGCTTCAACAGAAGAAGATAAGGAATCTGCGATTGAAACAAGTACGACTGCACAGAAAGACTCAGAAACTAAAGAGATTACAGAGACAAAGAGTGTAGTGACAGAAACTGTTGAAATGAAGCAGATCGCCATGGAGAttaaagagaagaaggaaacgGGAGAGGGTGAGAtcgtgtgtgtgacagtcaaAGACACTGTGGTCACTGACGtggttgttacagcagcagaggataCAGCTGTGAAGACAGAAGTTCCTGTCAGACCTCAGAGAGGCCGGAAGCTCTCAGCAGAGTCGGCACAGCCAACACCGCCTCAACCTCAGGCTGCACCTGTGCGTCCTCGCAGAGGATCCAGTGAAGGTCAAGCCAAGCAGCCCCAGACAAAGCCCCAACCCCAATCACAAGTACAGGATGCACCTCAGCTCGAGGCTCAATCTCCAACACAGCTCTCAGAACAGCAGGTAAAACCTGAAGCCCCGTCTGTGTCTAAGGTTGGGGACAAGAGCCAAGCAAAGAGGCCTACTGAGGAGTCTGCTGAGGAAAAACCTCCGTCAAAACCTCAGGCTGAGACCCGGGGTCCGTCTTCTGGCTCCAGTGGAGTCCAAACCCGTCCAAAATCAATTCAGTCTCACTCTCAAACCTCTGCAGCTAAACGGGGCTCAAAAGAGCTTAAAGGAACCCAGAGGGGTTCCAGTGTGTCACAGCCTCCTAGTCGTGGATCAGGAGAAGCCCAAACCCGCCTGACTCGTCAGGGGTCAAGTGATTTGCAAAGTCAGTCTCAGGGCTCCCGTAAAGGCTCCAGTGAGACTCAGCCCCCTCACAAAGATGCCAGTGAGACACAATCCCTGCGCAGAGCCTCCAGTGAAACAGCCAAGCGACGTGGGTCAACTGAAGCCCAGGCCTCTCGTCGGGACTGCGGTGAGGCCCATACTCCTCGCAGAGGATCCGGCGAGTCTCCGACCTCACCTGCGGCTTTGGGCCAAGTAGTAACCCGGTTAACAGGGCTACTGGGGGAGCAGTGGGCACAGCTGGGGAGCAGCTCTGGAGCTCAACAGCCAGCCGGCCAGCCGGAGAACCCGagcacacagaaacagacagcAGGGAAAAGAGCAGAGGCGGGAAAaggagcagcagccaagcctgtggGGAAAGCAGtccctgcagcaacaacagggAAACCGGCAGGAAAACCGGCAGGAAAACCGGCAGGGAAACCAGCAGGGAAACCCGGTCCTTCCAAAATGAGCTCCATTCAGAGTCAACTGGTCAGCTCCCTTAGTGTCCTCTCTGCCTTCTACTCACCAGCTCAGAAAGCTGCTGCGGCCAAGAAACAGCAAGAACAAG GTCTCAAATCCATCATGAAGAAAAACGGAGTCGCTGACAAGCAGGGCACCAAGGGAGCCAAGAAAAACCTGAAGTTCGTTGGAGTGAATGGAGG CTACGAGACGACCTCCAGCGAAGAGTCCAGTGGAGACGAGAAGacgaaggtggaggtggaggtagaggaggaagaggacagctcAGAGccagaggtggagaaggagaaggagaaggagaaagagaaggagcctGAAGCGGCAGAGAAGCCTGAGGAGGCCGCAGAGAGCCAGGCAAAGGATGCAGAGGTCCCTGCTGAGGGAGGAGGTGCTGTGGCcggagaggagcagagtgaaAGAGGCCTGATGGATCCTCGGAGCAGCcaggagctccaggaggagcAGGCTGAGCG GGAGAAAGTTGACAAAGCGTTTATAGATGCTTGCGTCTACGTGAAGGATCGAATGGAAGAGGTTCCATCGCCTGATAAAGAGATG cGTCAGGTTTTAGTGGTGCTCTACCAGGAGTGGTTCAAGGTGTCCAGTCAGAAGGACTCGCAGGCCGACACCGTCAGACTGTACCTGCGACAGGTGGGCTTGACCACGCCCACTCTTCTGCCCTATGTGGTCAACTTGACAGACGGCAACGGGAACATGGCGCTGCACTACAGCGTGTCACACTCCAACTTCCCCGTGgtcgagctgctgctggacaccg gtctaTGTGAAACCAACAATGTGAACAAGGCCGGCTACACTCCAGTGATGCTCGCTGCGCTGACAGCTGCTGAGAGCCCCGGGGATCTGGAGGTGGCTCAACAACTGCTGAGACTGGGGGACGTCAACGCTCGCTCCAGACAG GCGGGCCAGACGGCTCTGATGCTCGCGGTGAGCCACGGTCGCGTTGCCATGGTGAAGCTGCTCTTGAGCTCGGGCGCGGACGTCAACGCTCAAGACCGCGAAGGATCCACGGCCCTGATGTGCGCCAGCGAGCACGGACACGTGCACATCGCCCGTCTGCTGCTGGAGACGGGGCGCTGCGACTCCGGCCTCGTGGACAAG AACGGTCAGACCGCTCTGTCGGTGGCAGAAGCGACCTCCCACCCGGAAATCGTTGACCTTCTGAAGGCCCAGACCGAGGGCCAAGCCTCGGGGCCCCCGGCTGCCACAGACCTCCTCTGA